A single window of Kitasatospora sp. HUAS MG31 DNA harbors:
- a CDS encoding undecaprenyl-diphosphate phosphatase gives MGWFHAAVLGLIQGLTEFLPISSSAHLRVFPALLGWGDPGAAFTAVTQLGTESAVLIYFRRDISAIVSAWAVSLVKPARRSDPNARMGWFVIVGTLPIGILGAAFQDTIETSLRDLRVIGTTLIVFGLVLAVADRSRAVRNARPISSLTLPHAVTYGMAQALALIPGVSRSGGTISAGLLLGYSREAAARYSFLLAIPAVLASGLLELFKIGEGPAPDWGPTLFATLIAFVVGYAAIAWFLKYISHNSFMPFVVYRVLLGFVIIGLVTAGALAPDAGVVAK, from the coding sequence ATCGGCTGGTTCCACGCGGCCGTGCTCGGCCTGATCCAGGGCCTCACCGAGTTCCTGCCGATCTCCTCCAGCGCCCACCTGCGGGTCTTCCCCGCCCTGCTGGGCTGGGGGGATCCGGGTGCCGCGTTCACGGCGGTCACTCAGCTGGGCACCGAGTCCGCCGTGCTGATCTACTTCCGGCGGGACATCTCGGCGATCGTCTCCGCCTGGGCGGTGTCGTTGGTCAAGCCGGCGCGGCGGAGCGACCCGAATGCCCGGATGGGCTGGTTCGTGATCGTCGGCACGCTGCCGATCGGCATCCTCGGCGCCGCCTTCCAGGACACCATCGAGACCTCGCTGCGCGACCTGCGGGTGATCGGCACCACGCTGATCGTGTTCGGCCTGGTCCTGGCGGTCGCCGACCGTTCCCGGGCCGTCCGCAACGCGCGGCCGATCAGCTCCCTCACCCTTCCGCACGCCGTCACGTACGGCATGGCGCAGGCGCTGGCGCTGATCCCGGGCGTCTCACGCTCCGGCGGCACGATCAGCGCGGGCCTGCTGCTCGGGTACAGCCGCGAGGCTGCCGCCCGGTACTCGTTCCTGCTGGCCATCCCGGCGGTTCTGGCCTCGGGCCTGCTGGAGCTGTTCAAGATCGGCGAGGGGCCGGCCCCGGACTGGGGTCCGACCCTCTTCGCCACCCTGATCGCCTTCGTGGTGGGGTACGCGGCGATCGCCTGGTTCCTGAAGTACATCTCGCACAACAGCTTCATGCCGTTCGTGGTGTACCGGGTGCTGCTGGGTTTCGTGATCATCGGACTGGTGACCGCGGGCGCCCTCGCCCCGGACGCCGGGGTGGTCGCCAAGTAG
- a CDS encoding DUF1775 domain-containing protein, with translation MKRPLARAATPLAALAAVLALAVPAAAHVEVKSTPAQALAVDAVVAFDAEGENPGSGITEVKVTLPAGIAPGDVTLAEGPKGWTLKPTADGFAVSGPALGASKDAAYKVKVRQLPDAKELAFKSVVTYADGKVDRWIELPQGAAKPAHPAPVLKLSAAAPGATPLAAATTAAAPSSAAAAAPAPVQPSAPASAAAEASAPVAQSGGSSVGGAVTIGLVVALVVLVGGVVWWRRRTPES, from the coding sequence ATGAAGCGTCCTCTCGCCCGTGCCGCGACCCCGCTGGCCGCCCTGGCGGCCGTACTCGCGCTGGCCGTCCCCGCGGCCGCCCACGTCGAGGTGAAGTCCACCCCCGCCCAGGCGCTGGCCGTCGACGCGGTGGTCGCCTTCGACGCGGAGGGCGAGAATCCGGGCTCGGGCATCACCGAGGTGAAGGTGACCCTCCCGGCCGGTATCGCCCCGGGCGACGTCACCCTGGCCGAGGGCCCCAAGGGCTGGACGCTCAAGCCCACCGCGGACGGCTTCGCGGTGTCCGGCCCCGCGCTGGGGGCGAGCAAGGACGCCGCGTACAAGGTCAAGGTCCGCCAGCTGCCGGACGCCAAGGAGCTGGCGTTCAAGTCCGTGGTGACGTACGCGGACGGCAAGGTGGACCGCTGGATCGAGCTGCCGCAGGGTGCCGCCAAGCCCGCCCACCCGGCCCCGGTCCTGAAGCTCTCCGCGGCCGCCCCCGGCGCGACACCGCTGGCGGCCGCGACGACGGCGGCCGCCCCGAGCTCCGCGGCGGCCGCTGCCCCGGCCCCGGTGCAGCCCTCCGCCCCCGCCTCGGCCGCGGCGGAGGCGTCGGCCCCGGTGGCGCAGTCGGGCGGCTCCTCGGTGGGCGGCGCGGTCACCATCGGCCTGGTGGTGGCGCTGGTGGTCCTGGTCGGCGGGGTCGTCTGGTGGCGCCGCCGTACCCCCGAGAGCTGA
- a CDS encoding HEAT repeat domain-containing protein — translation MFEPVIAPSASLLGLLQRGRGDGQLHALAADRDEAIAALETCVTDDPRADWQLENRSLYYARLYMELEAPLTGVELHLCSPEDTGDDDEARTGLSLSVLGHLAAYGRRDALDLLRRYAATGTNWAWALDELALRDDDQGLLALAPAVLDRFPAGPEGDAELRAAIRAAYEPRAWRLWAAHHPRVAAAGEQSPFDLWQRQLSRPGVTPGWSTADVLAWADQAEPAGDPTAVARRAAAAARCLTAVARPEDRPLLLEAADSGEPGARTAALRHLVDQRDPAAADLIEAAAADVDQRVVAAAVEVLGRMRGPEILAHARRWADPETGGADSALGEAAVLLIADAGEPCDGPLVVAALRQWISVRGVTGAGLGSLVDGAGRLAAAGAVPALRHVYGEAVSSELRGRAARALAVTDPYFSEGPAVECLWDCEEATRELAARHVTTTGDVRVLERLRRLAADPAEEAEVHAAVRGRLTSRER, via the coding sequence ATGTTCGAGCCAGTGATAGCGCCCAGCGCCAGCCTCCTCGGCCTCCTCCAGAGGGGCCGCGGTGACGGTCAGCTGCATGCGTTGGCAGCGGACCGCGACGAGGCGATCGCGGCCCTGGAGACCTGCGTCACCGACGACCCCCGGGCCGACTGGCAACTCGAGAACCGCTCCCTCTACTACGCGCGCCTCTACATGGAGCTGGAGGCGCCGCTGACCGGCGTCGAGCTGCACCTGTGCTCACCCGAGGACACCGGCGACGACGACGAGGCCCGTACCGGCCTCAGCCTCTCGGTGCTCGGCCACCTCGCCGCGTACGGCCGCCGCGACGCCCTCGACCTGCTGCGCCGCTACGCCGCCACCGGGACGAACTGGGCCTGGGCCCTCGACGAGCTGGCCCTGCGCGACGACGACCAGGGGCTGCTCGCGCTCGCCCCCGCCGTGCTGGACCGCTTCCCGGCAGGCCCGGAGGGCGACGCCGAGCTGCGGGCCGCCATCCGCGCCGCGTACGAGCCCCGCGCCTGGCGGCTGTGGGCCGCCCACCACCCGAGGGTGGCCGCGGCCGGCGAGCAGTCCCCGTTCGACCTGTGGCAGCGGCAGCTCAGCCGCCCCGGCGTCACCCCCGGCTGGTCCACCGCCGACGTGCTCGCCTGGGCCGACCAGGCCGAGCCCGCCGGCGACCCGACCGCGGTCGCCCGGCGTGCCGCCGCGGCCGCCCGCTGCCTCACCGCCGTGGCCCGCCCCGAGGACCGCCCGCTGCTGCTGGAGGCCGCCGACAGCGGCGAGCCCGGCGCCCGGACGGCCGCCCTCCGCCACCTCGTCGACCAGCGCGACCCGGCCGCCGCCGACCTGATCGAGGCCGCCGCGGCCGACGTCGACCAGCGCGTGGTCGCCGCCGCGGTGGAGGTGCTCGGCCGAATGCGCGGCCCCGAGATCCTCGCCCACGCCCGCCGCTGGGCCGACCCGGAGACCGGCGGCGCCGACAGCGCGCTCGGCGAGGCCGCCGTCCTCCTCATCGCCGACGCCGGCGAACCCTGCGACGGCCCGCTCGTGGTCGCCGCCCTCCGACAGTGGATCTCCGTCCGCGGCGTGACCGGCGCGGGCCTGGGCAGCCTGGTCGACGGTGCGGGGCGGCTGGCCGCCGCCGGAGCCGTCCCCGCCCTCCGCCACGTCTACGGCGAGGCCGTCTCCTCCGAACTCCGCGGCCGGGCCGCCCGGGCCCTGGCCGTCACCGACCCGTACTTCTCCGAGGGCCCCGCCGTCGAGTGCCTCTGGGACTGCGAGGAGGCCACCCGCGAGCTGGCCGCCCGCCACGTCACCACCACCGGCGACGTCCGCGTCCTCGAGCGGCTCCGCCGCCTCGCCGCCGACCCGGCCGAGGAGGCCGAGGTGCACGCCGCCGTACGGGGCCGGCTCACCTCCCGCGAGCGGTAG